The sequence below is a genomic window from Actinokineospora baliensis.
GACCGGGCCGGCCGAGTCCGGCCACCCCGACGCGGGGCGGGCACCGGGCGGCCAGGGCACGGTGGTGTGGAAGTTCGGCGGCACCTCCGTCGGCGACGTCGACCGGCTGCGCGCCGTGGCGGCCCGGCTGGTGGCCGCCAACCGCGCTGGCACCAGGGTCGTCGCCGTCCTGTCGGCGATGGGCGGCAGCACGGACGACCTGGTGCGGCAGGCCCACCAGGTCGCCGCGGTGCCGGAGCCGCGCGAGTTGGACGCGCTGCTCTCGGTCGGGGAGGGCGTCTCGTGCGCGCTGGCCGCGATCGCGGTGCACGAGCTCGGCGGACGCGCGGTGTCGCTCACCGCGGCCCAAGCGGGCATCTACAGCGACGCGAGCCACGGCAACGCCCGGCTGTTGCGCGTCGACCCGGGGCCCATCACCGCAGAACTCGACCGCGGCCGCATCGTGCTCGTCACCGGCTACCAGGCGGTGTCGCCCCGGGGTGATGTCACCACCCTCGGGCGGGGCGGGTCCGACGCGTCGGCGATCGCCGTGGCCAGCGCGTTGGGGCTGCGCGAGTGCGTCATCTTCACTGACGTACCCGGGGTGTTCACCGCCGATCCCAGGGTGGTGCCCGAGGCGAGCAAGCTGACCGACCTCGGCCACGACGAGATGCTGCAGCTCGCCGACTCCGGCGCCAAGGTGCTGCAGACCAGGGCCGTGGAACTGGCCGCGGCGCACGGCATCGACATCCACGTCCGGTCCAGCCTGTCCGACGAGCCGGGCACCCTGGTCGGCGGTGGGGGCCGGGGCGCCACGGCCGTCGACGGCGGCCGGGTCTCCGGCATCGCCCACTTCGGGCACGACCCGATCTTCCACATCCCGGGCACCGGGGCGGGCCCGGTGTCGGCCGCGCTGGCCAAGGCCGGGATCGCGGTCGGCTCGGTCATCGTCGAGGCGGTCGGGGTGCGGTTCACCGCGCCCGGCGCGGAGACCGCCCGGGTGCTGGCCACGCTCGCCGAGCAGGGCCTACCCGGCACGGTGCGCGACGACCTGGGCAGCGTCAGCGTCGTGGGCTCGCTGGCCACCGACCGGGTCGCGGTCGCGGCCACGGTGATGGCCACCCTGCAGGACGAGGGCGTGACCGTGCAGCTGTTCACCACCTCGCCGAACCGGGTCTCGGCGCACGTGCCCGCCACCGACGTCGCCACCGCGGCCAGGGCGCTGCACCGCGCCTTCGGCCTCGGTGCCGACCAGGCGCTGGAGGTGGGCGTCGGTGGCTGAGCAGAACGCGCCGCGGCGGTTGACCCGCGACCGGGACTTCCTGCGCTTCTGGGGCGGGGAGACGGTGTCGCTGGCGGGCGCGCAGGTGGCCGAACTCGGCCTGCTGCTCGTCGCGGTGATCACCCTGTCCGCCGGGCCGCTGGAGATCGGCCTGTTCAACGTGGCCCGCTACAGCCCGATCCTGGTGTCGCTGCTGGTCGGCGTGTGGTTCGACCGGCACCGCAGGCGCCGGGCGCTGATCGCGGCCAACCTGGGCCGGGCCGCGCTGGTCGCCCTGGTGCCGCTGGCCGCGGCGACCGGGACCCTGACGATCGGCCTGCTCTACGCCATCGGGTTCCTGCTCGGCCTGCTCACCGTGGTCTTCGACGTCGGCTCGCTGTCGTACGTGCCGAGCCTGGTCGAGCCCACCCAGCTCGCCGAGGCCAACGGGCGCATCCAGACCAGCTACTCGGTCGCCGGGATCGCCGGTCCCGGCCTGGCTGGCGCGCTGGTCGGGCTGCTCACCGCGCCGTTCGCGCTGCTGGTCACCACCGGCTCCTACCTGGTGTCGGCGCTGAGCATGACCCACATCCGCAAGCCGGAACCCCCGCCGCCACCGCCGGAACCGGGTGTCGGGACGCGGGCGATGATCGCCGAGGGCATCCGCGCGGTCTTCGGCGACCGCGTGCTGCGCAACCTGGCCACCCAGTCGGCGACGTTCAACCTGTTCGAGAACGTCGTCACGACCCTGTTCGCCGTGTACGCGGTGCGCGAGCTCGGGCTCAGCGCGGGCCAGCTCGGCTTCGTCATCGGGGCCGGTGCCGTGGGTGCGCTCATCGGCGCGGTGACGTGCGCCCGGCTCACCCTCGGCGTCGGTCTCGGCCGGGTGCTGCTGCTGGCCACCCTGCTGGGCTGCGCGTCCCCCCTGGCGCTGATCGCGCCGGGCGACGCCCAGCCCGCCGCGCTCGCGGTGCTCGCCGTCGGGCTCGCCGTGCACGGGTACGCGCTCGCGGTGTTCAACGTCAACGCGCTCACCCTGCGCCAGTGCGTCACGCCCGCCCGGCTGCTCGGCCGGATGAACGCCAGCTACCGGCTGCTGCTGTTCGGCACCATCCCGCTCGGCGCGCTGCTGGGCGGCGCCCTCGCCGCGGCCTTCGGGCTGCGCACCGGGCTCGTCCTGGGCGTCGTCGGCCTGATGCTGCCGATGGCCTGGGTGCTCTTCTCGCCGGTCTACCGGCTGCGGGCCATGCCCGCGCCACAACCAGAACCCCCCGCAGTGGCAAGCGATCCCGGGCGGGAGCCCGCGACCGAAGGAAAGGATCGGGAAACCGGTTATGTTGTCTGACGCCGACCGCACCGCCATGCTGGCCCGGCTGCGCCAGGGCCGAGACCTCCAGGTCGACCACATCCCCCGCCGCCCGGCCTTGGTCGAGCAGCTGCCGCTGTCGTTCGGGCAGGAGCAGCTGTGGTTCATCGACCAGCTCGCCCCCGGCCAGTCCACCTACACCATCGCGGGCACCCTGGAGCTGACCGGCCCGCTGGACCGCCAGGCGCTCGGTCGCGCCGTGGACGCCGTCGTCGCCAGGCACGAGGTCCTGCGCACCCGGCTGGTCACCGACGACGCGACCGGCTCGCCGGTGCAGGTCGTCGACCCGGCGGTCCCGGTGCCGGTGCCGCTGGTCGACCTGACCGCCCTCGACCGCGACGAGCTGGCGGCCAGGGTCGAGGCGGTCATCGGCGAGGAGGCCGCCCGGCCGTTCGCCCTCGACCGGGGCGCCCTGCTGCGCACCACCCTCGTGCGCCGCGGACCCGAGTCGCACTGCCTGGTCATCGTGGTCCACCACGCCGTGTTCGACGGCTGGTCGTTCGGGGTGTTCACCGCCGACCTGCTCGCCTGCTACACCGCCGAGGTCACCGGGGCGCCGCACGGGTTGGCCGAGCTGCCCGTGCAGTTCGCCGACTACGCGCTGTGGGAACGGGACCGGCTGCGCGGCGCCGTGGCCGACGACCTCGTCGAGTACTGGCAGCGCACCCTGGCCGGCGCGCCCGCACTGCAGCTGCCCACCGACCGCCCGCGCCCGGTGGTGCAGACCTACGACGGCGACGTGGTCACCATCGAGCTGCCCGCCGAGCTCGCCGCCGCGATGCGCGCGCTGGCCCGCGGCGCGGAGACGACGGTGTTCACCGTGCTCATGGCCGCCTTCCAGGTGCTGCTGCACCGGTTCAGCGGCCAGGACGACATCGTGGTCGGCACCGTGAGCGCGAACCGGGGCAGGCCGGAACTGGCCCCGCTGGTCGGCTACCTGGTCAACACCCTCGCCATCCGCGGCGACCTCAGCGGCGACCCGGCCTTCCGCGAACTGCTGCGCCGCACCCACACCACCGTCCTCGGCGCCTACTCCCACCAGGACCTGCCGTTCGCCAGGCTCGTCGACGCGCTGCGGGTGCACCGCGACCCCAGCAGGCACCCCGTGTTCCAGGTCGGCCTGCAGCTCGCCGACGGGACCGGCGCCGACCACGAGGCGGCCGGGGTGAGCGTGCGGCCCTCGGCGGTGACCAGCACCGCGGCCAAGTTCGACCTGCTGCTGGCAGCCGCGGAGCACAGCGAGGGCATCGGCGTCACCGCCTCGTTCGCGACCGCCCTGTTCGACCGGGCCAGCGTGGTGCGCCTGCTCGGCTGCTTCCGCGTCCTGCTCGAGGGGATCGTCACCGACCCGGACCGCCCGCTGTCGCGGCTGCCGCTGCTCACCGCCACCGACCGGCACCGCGAACTGGTCGAGTGGAACGACACCGGCACCGAGCACCCGGACCGGTGCCTGCACGAGGTGTTCGAGGCCCGGGTCGCCGCCACGCCCGACGCCGTCGCCGTCGTCCTGGGTGCCGAGGAGGTCAGCTACGCCGAGTTGGACGCGCGCGCCAACCGCGTCGCCCGGCGGCTGCGCGAGCTGGGTGTCGGCCCCGAGCGGCTGGTCGGGATCTGCATGCGGCGCTCCACCGACCGGATGGCGGCCATCCTCGGCGTGCTCAAGGCGGGCGGCGGCTACGTGCCGCTCGACCCCGAGTACCCGGCGGCCCGGCTGGGGTTCATGGTCGAGGACGCGCACATGGAGGTCGTGGTCACCGACAGCGCCAGCGCGGCGGCCGTGCCGGGGGAGACCGGGCACGTCCTCGACCTGGACGGGCACGACCTGTCCGACGTGCCCGCCACCGCGCCCGGCTACCCGGTCGACCCGTCGTCGGTCGCCTACGTCATCTACACCTCCGGCTCCACGGGCAAGCCCAAGGGCGTCGTCGTGGAGCACCGCAACGCGGTGGCCTTCGCCACCGGCGAGATCGAGCACTGGCCGCTGGGCCCCGGTGACCGGGTGCTGCAGTTCGCCTCGCTCAACTTCGACGTGTCCGTGCTGGACATGTTCGGCGCGCTGCTGTCCGGGGCCTGCCTGGTGCTGGCCGAGAGCCAGACGCTGCTGTCGCCGCCCCGGCTCGCCGAGCTGATCCGCGCCGAGCGGATCACGTTCATGTGCCTGCCGCCCGCGGTGCTCAACCTGATCGCCGACGAGCGGTTCCCGGACCTGCGGGTGGTGATCGCGGGCGGCGAGGCGTTCTCCTCGGACCTGGTCGCCAAGTGGGCGCGGCCGGGGCTGCGGTTCATCAACGGCTACGGCCCGACCGAGACCACCGTCGGCGCGACCATGGCCCAGTGCGCCGACGACGGCGTCGACCCGCCGCCGATCGGGCTGCCGCTGCCCAACTACACCGCCTACGTCCTGGACGC
It includes:
- a CDS encoding non-ribosomal peptide synthetase, translating into MLSDADRTAMLARLRQGRDLQVDHIPRRPALVEQLPLSFGQEQLWFIDQLAPGQSTYTIAGTLELTGPLDRQALGRAVDAVVARHEVLRTRLVTDDATGSPVQVVDPAVPVPVPLVDLTALDRDELAARVEAVIGEEAARPFALDRGALLRTTLVRRGPESHCLVIVVHHAVFDGWSFGVFTADLLACYTAEVTGAPHGLAELPVQFADYALWERDRLRGAVADDLVEYWQRTLAGAPALQLPTDRPRPVVQTYDGDVVTIELPAELAAAMRALARGAETTVFTVLMAAFQVLLHRFSGQDDIVVGTVSANRGRPELAPLVGYLVNTLAIRGDLSGDPAFRELLRRTHTTVLGAYSHQDLPFARLVDALRVHRDPSRHPVFQVGLQLADGTGADHEAAGVSVRPSAVTSTAAKFDLLLAAAEHSEGIGVTASFATALFDRASVVRLLGCFRVLLEGIVTDPDRPLSRLPLLTATDRHRELVEWNDTGTEHPDRCLHEVFEARVAATPDAVAVVLGAEEVSYAELDARANRVARRLRELGVGPERLVGICMRRSTDRMAAILGVLKAGGGYVPLDPEYPAARLGFMVEDAHMEVVVTDSASAAAVPGETGHVLDLDGHDLSDVPATAPGYPVDPSSVAYVIYTSGSTGKPKGVVVEHRNAVAFATGEIEHWPLGPGDRVLQFASLNFDVSVLDMFGALLSGACLVLAESQTLLSPPRLAELIRAERITFMCLPPAVLNLIADERFPDLRVVIAGGEAFSSDLVAKWARPGLRFINGYGPTETTVGATMAQCADDGVDPPPIGLPLPNYTAYVLDATMEPVPVGVAGELYIGGKGVTRGYLNRPELTEQRFVRDPFSAVPGARLYRTGDIARRRPDGNLQFLGRADDQVKIRGLRVELGEIESTLAAHPAVAQAVVVVGADRTGDKQLVGYARLATPGAVTPADLRLHMADRLPGFMVPPHLLVLESFPLNANGKVDRSRLPDPAEAGAGTGSTPPRTVVETVLADIYADLLNLPEVGVESSFFDLGGNSLQAMQLITRLRRDLAVDTDVTTIFLSPTVERLAAVLRDQHGLPDSDLDSGAEIAAGTAAAAAGTPLVRLSDGAGTTPLHLVHAIGGTVYAYAPLAAELADDYQVWGVEAAGLRPGEEPIASLADMVERYVERIRAVQPEGPYRVGGWSFGGLVSLCVAEALLARGEQVAFALLLDAPMQVHGEVTQTERELAGFFVADAARTLGPDAGPPPDPTTTPVDDQLAWLAGKLGAVGDPTEATANMTTRFAVYRTHLHTIAGYQPPAVDVDTVIVAAAKSTDAGAEWAEALPGPTHHAVVPGDHYTFLTGRSATAIALTIAAAEQRITTRTAAH
- a CDS encoding MFS transporter; protein product: MAEQNAPRRLTRDRDFLRFWGGETVSLAGAQVAELGLLLVAVITLSAGPLEIGLFNVARYSPILVSLLVGVWFDRHRRRRALIAANLGRAALVALVPLAAATGTLTIGLLYAIGFLLGLLTVVFDVGSLSYVPSLVEPTQLAEANGRIQTSYSVAGIAGPGLAGALVGLLTAPFALLVTTGSYLVSALSMTHIRKPEPPPPPPEPGVGTRAMIAEGIRAVFGDRVLRNLATQSATFNLFENVVTTLFAVYAVRELGLSAGQLGFVIGAGAVGALIGAVTCARLTLGVGLGRVLLLATLLGCASPLALIAPGDAQPAALAVLAVGLAVHGYALAVFNVNALTLRQCVTPARLLGRMNASYRLLLFGTIPLGALLGGALAAAFGLRTGLVLGVVGLMLPMAWVLFSPVYRLRAMPAPQPEPPAVASDPGREPATEGKDRETGYVV
- a CDS encoding aspartate kinase: MTGPAESGHPDAGRAPGGQGTVVWKFGGTSVGDVDRLRAVAARLVAANRAGTRVVAVLSAMGGSTDDLVRQAHQVAAVPEPRELDALLSVGEGVSCALAAIAVHELGGRAVSLTAAQAGIYSDASHGNARLLRVDPGPITAELDRGRIVLVTGYQAVSPRGDVTTLGRGGSDASAIAVASALGLRECVIFTDVPGVFTADPRVVPEASKLTDLGHDEMLQLADSGAKVLQTRAVELAAAHGIDIHVRSSLSDEPGTLVGGGGRGATAVDGGRVSGIAHFGHDPIFHIPGTGAGPVSAALAKAGIAVGSVIVEAVGVRFTAPGAETARVLATLAEQGLPGTVRDDLGSVSVVGSLATDRVAVAATVMATLQDEGVTVQLFTTSPNRVSAHVPATDVATAARALHRAFGLGADQALEVGVGG